ACATTTCTATTGcgcaaagaggaaaaaaaaaaaaaaacgaaacatTGCAAGCTTAACTTTGGTTTCTGGTTACATTTATATTAATCTCCCAACTACTCTCCATTAATACTGTACATATTGCAGGATAACAAGAAGATGACAAAATGCACTCCAATGTTTTTACAGAGACCTATAATTTAGTCATCCCTATCTACCTATCCAATTTACATGCATAGTTGCATACTTTACTAGGTCTCTTATATATGCACAATATAAATTTACAGAATGAATGCAACGATATAATTTTAGACATAAACACAATATTTATTCAGCTCTAAAGTAAAATTTTCATAACTTTGATTGAATTAAGTTTATTACAAACAATCGAGTAAGCAAAGTGAAAGTTGTTTTCAGTAACTCAATTTGAATTAGACCCGATACAAAAATGTTAATGTAAAATATCATGAATATCTCAACCAATTCTCGATCCAAGTGGCACAGTGTAAAGGCTATGAACCATTGACATATCTATCGAGGATGTATGATATGGAATTATCAATCACATGTAGACTTGATTGATTCAAACTTCATTGTACGTTCATGATGTCACTCCAAAGATAATTGATTGTCTTGCCAAAAGCTAACCAATCTAGTACGTTTCTGTTGATATAGTAGTCAATACTTGCATGTCCAAGTTTaagttggaagttggaactGATTGAATCTGAAGGACCACAGTGAATAAATATGGAGTTAATGCCTTAAACCTAAACCACCAATTGTGGTTGCTTAAATTGAAGGATCCATCATTGATCACTTGGCTCGTTTTAGGTGACTTAAACGCTTAACGCATGGAAGCGCACGTGTCGAaattaaagtaaaagaaatcTTATTAAGTTAAATCTCAAggagaatggttaaatttttgaactacttATTTTACTCACGATTCAATTaaactctagaatatatcatctaacatataaaagatataacaaattacatattgttttagagaaactaaaattgagaggaatttgttgtgtgttctcattgataataagggtctctttatatagaggattacaatgcatagaattcaaatcatacaaggaaagtaatcatacattgaataagaatctagatccttctaattaaaccctattaccactaggtcaagtaacctagagtttgggccagacacacaaataaggatttacttgaacactcccctttgtttcgcccaaacgcggtgcttctctcgttacctcgctaaaaaccttgccgagtaacaaaaacccagtgggacaaaaataatctcggtcgaaggggaaaaagagcacaacacacccttcacgtttcgagaccatacatgtagacacctccccctgatgtctacatctccccctgatgtctgcatctccccctgatgactacagtcattggagttcggataacttccgcaaacgatgctaccaacatgtttctcgaaagtggaatttaggcaatgacttagtgagctaGTCTGCCAtactatcctcagatcgaacctagttcactttgatcttgaagagagtctgttgttgctgattatgcttggtgttgtcgcttttgatgtagccttgcttcatttattcaaaacaagcagcattatcctaaatgctcgtaggcttatctatggtagacttcaaaccacaattttttgaacatgcgtaactatggatccaatccatatacattcatgaaccacttcatgaagagcaataatctctgcattgttcgatgATATTGCGACTAGGGTCTAtcctgtagacctccaagatatcacagtcttttcccatggtgaacacttaaccagtttgggaatgacctttgtatagGTCatagagatacccaacatcagtaaaaccttccaaaacacttatgtcgttttgggatggggatagtggatgcaggccagtgttagcggcgttcctagtgtgtgatgggtccgaatccatcatctctctgtagggatagaacaagcctatatcaatcgtacatctcaagtaccgaaagatatcttttacaccaatccaatggcgtcgcgttggcgcagagctatatatctagctaacaagttcatggcaaatgagatgtctagtcttgtgcattgagctaagtacaataatgcgcctattgtagtcaagtaaggcacttctacctctagcacatcttcgtcatcatccttcagacgaagaggatccttttgaggatcaagactaaggacgatcatgggggtgcttgaaggtttgaccttgtcaaaatgcctaagcatctatcaacacgatgctcaagttccaaatcgaggcataatcgtgttctcctaaaatcgttcatctcaaactcagatttgaagtgtttagcggttttccttaactatttaagggcttctaatgaagatcatgtccaacatgaacagcgatggaatctgaaacttgttatggaaacgcatgggcatatcccttcccaatcaagtagtcattttagcaaGCGTTTCAATCTCTCTGTAAAtgcactccgtggtctagagccacttgacttgggtaaatgaagttcaccatgaaccttcatgtatattccgtatctagatccctatagagatacgtagtgaccacatttgtaagctgcatgttcagttattcagaaactaccaaactaacagggtagtggagtgcaatgacatccattacgagagaatatgtctcatcgtagttgattccaggcgttttgtgagaagctttgcgccataaggcgagattgccattttttttctcatcacgctttctaacgaagacccattagtcaataggttttatgttaggaggtgttggcatcactggctcaaaaaccttcctcttcgttagagaatccaacttaacctggatcgcatttttccatttaggccaaatctctctgcgttggcattcattcatcaacggagtgtggttcgatgtcatcagactcaaacaaactcatgcacaatgaaacgtgcaactacatcatcaattatgatggagtttctatcccacgtctcatgtacactagtataattttcatagagctctatattctcaggaataggttctgacgttgaggcgtcccccaacgataaccataacccagaagattcttatgagacggattttgagtcttgatgatcaaaggatcggaatgtgccaaagtatccttcgaatccacgggcctcccatgcatccaaGCTGGGGTCATGACAtgtaacgccaaagtgccactctctttggcattggcgtcatacctacctccgtgtagggtggcgctatgtcctctcgtagggacgtccatccttgtaggcatgtttgtagcatatttgtgtgatctcgtcacttttactgggatcgagatgagacatagtggggacagaccacgacaattcttatcgttcctgctgaacatctgtgttcttatctccccctaacgaccggaagattgtctcatcaaagtgacatccgcaaatctagcggtaaggagatcgctaagcaagggcattaagtggtggacgattgttggagtctcaaatccaactgagttgcatattcgtctataaggacccattatagagcactgtggcggcgcaataaaCACATAAAGGCACACTCAAAAATGCGAAAGTATGTTCTtttacccagtcactagctgtaacgcagaggtacattgagtggcgatgggtcgtagatgaattagcatagctgcatacgatattgcatcaccccaagcggatataaggaaattagtgcacattaccaatgcccggactaccatcgtagtcatttccgagagaccaattgggtgtgttcatgggaatataatgtccaacattagtcctaatgcaataatcattgaaagtcttcgatgtaaactctctagcatagtcaaatccaattgactgaataggatgatttggggagtgaggccgttgttgtatgatatatGCTAGGAGTgcagcataagcagcattacaggTGAACAATgtatggcacaacacgtgaccagcgtgtttgcgtgtcaaccaacatcatgagatatttaaatgtccgcaggttggttgaatcagtccacagaatctccatggattctatgtaggaacagaatgagtattttcatatcctttgcataggatggtctcagtcctaattttcttaaggaacatgctttgtaaaatgagcgagaggctttagaagcaaccaatgaggattttggttaggcctaagcgtctgaaacactatttgaagcaaagtttgtgattgcaacatcacctggggcatCATCACCATGATAGAtaccatccatggcgtcatagATAGGGACTGctccagccctaggctggtggtggatggaggcgGTGCAATAGGcggcagcgtcggtcacacttagtccaggaatcaacttttgattcatgcttcatttcgctcgatagAAAatatgtccatgtgaagtctttagtagatggattatgtcatgagttaatttacttttttctcCTTAACTATTTCTTttaacttctaatccctttatattgcattttttttttagagtaatcCCGGatgttacctttttttttttctttttttttttttttctgagaataatctaTTTCTGTTACTTTTTTTCCCCTTATAAGAGTAATCCCAAAGAAAAGGAACTTATTGACTAacgggtcttcgttagaaagcgtgatgagaaaaagatatggtaatctcgccttatggcacaaggcttctcacaaaacaccatggatcgattacgatgagacatattctctcgtaatggatgtcattgcactccactaccctgttagtttggtagtttctgaataactgaacatgcagcttacaaatgtggtcactacgtatctctatagggatctagatacggaatatacatgaaggttcatggtaaacttcatttacccaagtcaagtggctctagaccacggagcgcatttacaaagaggttgaaacgctcgctaaaatgactacttgattgggaagggatatgcccacgcgtttccataacaagtttcagattccatcgcggttcatgttggacatgatcttcactagaagcccttaaagagttaagggaaaccactgaacacttgaaatccgatattgagatgaaggattatgggagaacacgattatgtctcagtttggaacttgagcatcgtgtcgatagatgcttagacattttgacaaggtcaaaccttcaagcaccccatgatcgttcgtagtcttgatcctaaaaaggaccCTCtacgtctgaaggatgatgacgaagatgtgctagaggcagaagtgtcttacttgagtacaataggcgcattattgtatttagctcaatgcacaggaccagacatctcatttgcagtgaacttgttagctaaggtatagctctgcgccaacgtgacgccattttgattggtgtaaaagatatctttcagtacttgagatgtacgattgatatgggcttgttctatccctacagagagaagatggattcggacccatcacacaccagaaacgctaccaacgctggcctgcgttctctatccccatcccaaaatgatataagtgttttggaaggttttagtGATGCTGGGTacgtctctgacccacacaaaggtcgctcccaaactggttaagtgttcaccatgggaaaagatcgtgatatcttggaggtctacaaaacataccgtagtcgctatatcttcgaaccatgcagagattattgctcttcatgaacggttcatgaatgtttatggattggattcataatcacgcatgttcgacaattgtggtttgaagtctaccacaagatgagcctacgagcatttaggataatgctgttcgttttgagcaaatgaagcaaggctacatcaaaagcgacaacaccaagcataatcagcaacaacagactatcctcaaataccaaagtgaactaggttcgatctgaggataatgtggcagacttgtttactaagtcattgcccaaatccacgttcgagaaacatgtggcaagaattggcttacggaaattatctgaactcccatgatcatagtcatcagggggagactcAGACATctgggggagatgtctacatgttcacctcgaaacttgaagggtgtgttgtgctctttttccccttcgaccgaggttatttttgtcccactgggtttttgttactcgacaaggtttttaacgaggcaatgagagaagcaccgcgtttgggcaacacaagggagagtgttcaagtaaaccctaatttgtgtttggcccaaactctaggttacttgacctagtggtaatatggttaaattagaatgatctagattcctattcaatgtacgattactttccttgtatgattgagattctatacattgtaatcctctatataaagaggcccctattatcaatgagaatacacagcgatttcctctcattttcagtttctctacaacagtaTGCTTATTACTTAACATTCTCTTGTTATTTTGATTCTTGAGGactcttttgaaatttgaatattctaaatgcaattttattactctttaagccttatatatttttaattatataaaccaaagctataaaaataaaataaaaatttaaaaaaatacaaaaccgcatGGGCGCTAGTCCCTTGGCCACCGCCAGATTAGCGTCTAGCGATTTTTTGAACcttgtttttaggtactagtgtatagatcatctctgcaaattttcagccaaaatgatgatctttaaggcattgataactgccttaaagctagtacggttcaggttgacagattcagtccgtccattggtttaagcgagtcagataccttaacgatcatcaatttggctgaaaatttgcagaaatgatctatacactagtacctaaaaactgaacggttgagatgtggatatgcgaccgaaaagtgacccagaactcgaacttcacacgttaatttcaaagcggagctccgctctagataggatctatatatatatagtttaggaaagctagctaatcagaTAGTCGAAACTCCTTTTAACCAATTAATTCTTAgaattaaattctgcttactaccttgtacttttaagggttcatcagttcagtccctgcatttctaatttaatcagaaaagtccttgcacttcccaatttcatcaaattgatccaatccgtcactatTCTGTCAGTTTTCTCTGTTAAAATGCTGATGTGAGACCTTCTCACAAGGAAAATTCTCAAACTACTCATTGCTAGGCAGCCCACCGACGCGTCAGTGTTTtgaatgcagatgggtagtttggaaattttctccaaaaattGACGGAGTTGTGACAGATTgaatcgatttgatgaaattggagagtgcaaggatttttctgattaaattagaagtagCGGGACTGAACTAATAAACCCTTAAAAATACAAATTAAtaagcagaatttagtcctAATTCTTATATGTTAGCTCATCTAATTATATGAACGTACCTTCACAGTTTCTCAACTCTTGTAGCTACTAATAAAAGTTTTGTATCCTCACTAAacatctgtgtgtgtgtgtgtggtggaGCTAGTGGACACATGGATTTTGTATAGTTTATCAAGATCTGATACTTTATATAGATTTTTGTTTCAATCATTAGCACTATTAAGCAGACTTTCATGACCATttgtacaacagaatagttTATTGCAAATTATAGAAACAACCAATACCACTTACTAGTACAGTAAGATCACATTACAATAGCAAAGTTTCACCGGATAAACTAGAAAAATCTCCTCTGTCTATTACTCAATGGTCAGTGCAAGCTATGCGTTTGAGTAAAACGAATAAACTAATAGCTTTCACTGATTCAAAGACGGAGGTGGATTCTTCATATTTCTTGCAAAACGTGTCAAAGAACTCATCTAAAATCTCTTCTCCAAAATGCGCTCGAATCATATGCTCCATTCCGGCTCTCACAGTTAAGCGAAACACATTGGGCTGTGGCTTTGCTTGAGGCAAGTTTTCCGTTCTCTCTATGCTAAAACACCCATTGCCTCTCACAATGGCTTCCACTTCTTGGAGAGAAGCATTATATATTGGTAGATTGAAGGAGTCCACTTTGTCTTCGGCAATGACACCCTACACAGGAAAATGAAAAGTCAATCACCAGCATAATCTTAATTCTTAACTTACAAGAACTTTATAACTAAGTGCTTGTGATTGTTCCCTATGTGCAAGAATGCAATGAAAGAAAATTTTGTACCTTCTTAGCCATGTCCATGAGACAGGAACCAAATAGGTCTAGTGACATGTTGTAATAGGTATGTGCATGAGGGGTTTCATTGGGGCGGCCAGGAACAACAAATGCCATCAACCCTCCTCCCACGATCTCTTGTGCTCGAGCATTTAGAAAGCACTCCATGTCCTTGGCATATTGGGCTGAATATGCCTCAACAACTTGGTGTGCAGAATTCGAGTAATGAACCCTGCCTTTGTTCCAAGCAGGGGAGCTGCTGTCCAACACTTCCTCAGGCACTTTAGAGAGACATTGCAGAGAAAATGAAGAGTATACAAAGTGAAGATGTGCCTTGGGAAACAAGCGAGAGTAAAAAGATCCCGGTACGCCCATTGCGAAGTAGTTCCTGTCTGGGGGGAGGGATTGGAAGAGCTGATTGAAATCATTTCCAGCTTGATCACTGAAAAAGACTTGAAACTCGGGGACCTCAGAATTGCGCCCTTGGGTTCGGTACTTGTCCTCCACAGCTTCAATTATGTTTTGCACAGCTACGAATGTGTTAGGCCCCATAGCGCAGCCTAAATCTGTAACTCGGAAGGTGTTGGAGGATGAGAAGCTTTCGATGTCAAGCTTGTCGAAAACTGCCTCTTTGATCAGTTCCTTGGCAGCATCTATAGCATTTCTCTGCAAAAATGAAGCTAATGGGTTACTTATTTTGTCCCCATCAATGCACAAAGAAGTATGTAGTGGTGATAAAATGAAAGTTACATGCTTGCTAATTTGCTATACCTGAAAAGAAGAGTATTTGCTATAGCTGTAGAGACTATCTGCACCATTCACTCTTGTTGCCATCTCTTAATTTCTTGTTGCTTTCTACTATGATTTTGATAATTTGATTGGTCTACAATCCCCTATTTATAACGTTGCAAAGCCCTTTACTAGATTCGAAATGGGAAACAACTCATCAGATTGCTAAGGCGGCTTGAACTTTTCTCAGGAAATGAATCCATTAATGGAGCAAGATGTCTGCAGCTGCATAGTATAAATATTCAAGTTAAGGAACAGTCAAAAGGAGGAATGATGAGaagtcattaaaaaaaaaaaaaaactgcaagaTAAACAATAAACAATCTAAATAGCAAATGAGGATTGATGAGAAGTCATACATCTGAAAATGTTATTTTGGTCAACTTTGGCGACTGTTGTCATCGAACTCATCATGGAGTCATTATGTGGTTAATTGGCCAAAAGGAAGTAACAAAGCTGGAGGAAGTCAATCTTGGAAACTTGAGGTTGCTGCTGCTTCGAAGAACATAGCGTCAGTTTAGTTCTGCTAAAAGAAATCTGGAAATGGAGGAGGATAAGGTGGTGACCGAAGCTGATGTGGAGGAGGACCTCGCTGGTAAGGactaaaaaatcaaaaaaattgCTGAAATATCGGCGAAATTTCAGACAACCTGAGGCCCACACATGACACGCCTACCGAGATTTGAAATTGCACATAGAAACGAAACTCGCATGCAATGCACCATTGGTTGCTAATGAAGAATCAAGGCAACTTAACCATTACTACTGCAATGC
This portion of the Rosa chinensis cultivar Old Blush chromosome 1, RchiOBHm-V2, whole genome shotgun sequence genome encodes:
- the LOC112202241 gene encoding loganic acid O-methyltransferase: MATRVNGADSLYSYSKYSSFQRNAIDAAKELIKEAVFDKLDIESFSSSNTFRVTDLGCAMGPNTFVAVQNIIEAVEDKYRTQGRNSEVPEFQVFFSDQAGNDFNQLFQSLPPDRNYFAMGVPGSFYSRLFPKAHLHFVYSSFSLQCLSKVPEEVLDSSSPAWNKGRVHYSNSAHQVVEAYSAQYAKDMECFLNARAQEIVGGGLMAFVVPGRPNETPHAHTYYNMSLDLFGSCLMDMAKKGVIAEDKVDSFNLPIYNASLQEVEAIVRGNGCFSIERTENLPQAKPQPNVFRLTVRAGMEHMIRAHFGEEILDEFFDTFCKKYEESTSVFESVKAISLFVLLKRIACTDH